TGAAATCTTTGGTATGAAAGTATATATCAAGAACAAGAAAGGAGAGCTTATTACCCAACCCCATGATTAGATTTCTGGATGACAAGATGATACCTATTTCGGTTAGATTTTTACATGACTTGACAGGCATACCCCTGTCCCCCATGCGCGTACCTGAAGCAGGTTTTGCATCTTTGTTATACTTTCCGCTCAGGAAACCGCCTGAAAGCGGACTCCACGGCAATATGCCTATCCCCTTGTTCAGACACAACGGCACTATCTCATGCTCTATATCCCTGCACAGCAAACTGTAGTGCATCTGGGCTGTCTGGAACCTCGCTATGGACAGCCTTTCTGATATGCCGATACCGAGTGCAGCCTGCCATGCCGCATAGTTTGAAAACCCTATGTACCGTACCTTTCCGGCGCTTACAAGCCCTTCTAGTGCCGTGATCGTTTCTTCAAGCGGGGTAAATGCATCCCAGCCGTGTACCTGATACAGATCTATATAATCCGTGCCCAGCCGCTTAAGGCTCTTATCGACTGCATCAAATATATGCCTCCTGCTCAATCCCGCATCGTTATGACCGGCACCCACCCGACCCCTTACCTTTGTAGCCAGAACCACATCCTGCCTTCTTGCTCCGAGTGCTTTACCAAGTATTTCTTCCGATTGTCCTGCACTATAAACATCTGCTGTATCAAAAAAGTTTATGCCGTGATCTATAACAGTATGTACCATCTCATTGGCAAGCTTCTGATCGACACCAGCGAGCTTCCATTGACTCTGGCCGAATGTCATAGTTCCAAAACAAAGTCTGGAAACTATTAACCCCGTGCTTCCAAGATTTGTATATTCCATTTCCATAGAGTCCTCCTTTACCTAACATAATATAATAGGGCAATCGTATTAAGCAAGGGAATGGATAACTCTAACGATATAAAATAGTTGCAGACAAATTATTTAAAATATGGACAACTGTTACCCGTTATCATTTCTTCCTCTATGCTCC
This portion of the Deltaproteobacteria bacterium genome encodes:
- a CDS encoding aldo/keto reductase gives rise to the protein MEMEYTNLGSTGLIVSRLCFGTMTFGQSQWKLAGVDQKLANEMVHTVIDHGINFFDTADVYSAGQSEEILGKALGARRQDVVLATKVRGRVGAGHNDAGLSRRHIFDAVDKSLKRLGTDYIDLYQVHGWDAFTPLEETITALEGLVSAGKVRYIGFSNYAAWQAALGIGISERLSIARFQTAQMHYSLLCRDIEHEIVPLCLNKGIGILPWSPLSGGFLSGKYNKDAKPASGTRMGDRGMPVKSCKNLTEIGIILSSRNLIMGLGNKLSFLVLDIYFHTKDF